One Paraglaciecola mesophila genomic region harbors:
- a CDS encoding TonB-dependent receptor, producing the protein MSLNTQQMNTSTSHRIKGPEFRLSPVAKWMKTAIIASLASATAFTLHAQEAQELTDDNEAELEIIDVVGTRRTIQDQIAIKRESTTVVDGLSSEDIGDLPALSIGEALESITGAASHRENGGATEITIRGLGPFLSATHINGRQATNGSGDRSVNFSQFPSELVKKVAIYKTQDASMIEGGVAGVISLETVQPLDFGKQRFQGEVKANYNPDEGNVDNSLQGDLGFRGTFSYVDQFEFDNGQALGVSFGVQRQDISQPEAEYRSSSPTGSSLWACLNDPTNTNEGFYRSSAGDCEDQVSGSSNQGYNTDIDPETGKAISDGSPYAWTGSSRSFRQNETSDERDALFLALQFQPSDAWDINFDAQVSDRTQQESRHDLIFLQKRAIPGLTGPTLVTNSVGGILHWEGQDRIESAGEQFSREENYRGYGLNIEHYATDALTINFDVSYSKTEREELQVSNRGRTADRQFFSWDMGENIPHFTVTDIDLTDISNFTDSLRTRIDRENTRDNEIKSARLDFEYALDGEVFTSVKAGLRTSELSFVQYGGSQGNGSRNEYTLDTSNTTALEVLESCQKDFPESDFLSEVSDGNLVTHVDSDGNVVDSGTGSSWATYDNLCFSRAVAASQGAEFAYPELEYENSGTIDVTEKTNSAYVMTSYDTEMFGKLVRGNFGVRVVDTEVTSIGFRNTFDVVTDELGVLSLVTGDSLERIEGGGDYTEVLPSFNLVVNYSDDILLRGGIYRGMSRADPSDMGYSRTFQTDDDIAPTSLADLLVGVNGSGNPDTQPLMSWNYDLAFEWYPNEDSIFAFGFYYKQFQGGFQQRTVLENFEIDGETFALPVTNSVTTDDEADLFGIETSIAYRWDNGIGIKIGYNYADTDFEFEDSLYGDTFITDLDGNTTQLTAGIIPPGSVPGFSEHVFSSQLYYQVGDLDTAIIYKYRSEYFQPYTSNGTRLRYVDEVGVWEARASYKINSNIRVKVEAINLFSAPKSQDYYVQGNLGEVNDYGPRLFAGVSVKY; encoded by the coding sequence ATGTCGTTGAACACACAACAGATGAACACCTCAACGTCCCATAGAATTAAGGGACCAGAATTTAGATTGAGTCCCGTTGCAAAATGGATGAAAACAGCAATTATCGCCAGTTTAGCCAGTGCAACCGCTTTTACCTTGCACGCACAAGAGGCTCAAGAATTAACTGACGACAATGAAGCGGAACTGGAAATCATTGACGTCGTAGGAACGCGTCGAACCATTCAGGATCAAATCGCCATAAAACGCGAATCCACCACAGTGGTTGATGGTCTTTCCTCAGAAGATATCGGTGACTTACCTGCGCTTTCTATTGGTGAAGCACTTGAGTCGATTACCGGTGCGGCATCTCACCGTGAAAATGGCGGCGCCACAGAAATCACTATTCGAGGCCTTGGACCCTTTCTAAGTGCCACGCACATCAATGGCCGCCAAGCAACAAACGGCAGTGGTGATCGCTCGGTGAACTTTTCCCAGTTCCCATCAGAGCTTGTCAAAAAAGTCGCAATATATAAAACCCAAGATGCTTCGATGATTGAAGGCGGTGTCGCCGGGGTGATCTCACTGGAAACCGTGCAACCGCTCGATTTCGGCAAGCAACGCTTTCAAGGTGAAGTCAAAGCCAACTACAACCCAGATGAGGGCAACGTAGACAACTCGCTACAAGGCGACTTAGGCTTTCGTGGTACCTTTAGTTACGTAGACCAATTTGAGTTTGATAATGGCCAAGCACTCGGGGTGTCTTTTGGTGTGCAGCGCCAAGACATTAGCCAGCCAGAAGCTGAATATAGAAGTTCCAGTCCCACTGGCTCATCTTTATGGGCCTGCTTAAATGATCCTACGAATACAAATGAAGGCTTTTATCGCAGCAGTGCCGGAGACTGTGAGGATCAAGTAAGCGGCAGCAGTAACCAAGGTTACAATACCGACATCGATCCTGAAACAGGCAAAGCCATTAGTGATGGCAGCCCTTATGCTTGGACGGGTAGTAGTCGCAGTTTTCGTCAAAATGAGACGTCTGACGAGCGAGACGCACTGTTTTTAGCATTGCAGTTTCAGCCATCCGACGCCTGGGATATCAACTTCGATGCGCAAGTATCTGACCGGACTCAACAAGAGTCTCGTCACGACTTAATCTTCTTACAAAAGCGCGCTATTCCTGGTTTAACCGGCCCGACTTTGGTTACTAATAGTGTAGGCGGAATATTGCACTGGGAAGGACAAGATCGCATTGAATCTGCCGGTGAGCAATTTTCTCGAGAAGAAAACTATCGAGGTTATGGTTTGAACATTGAGCATTATGCTACTGATGCACTGACGATCAATTTTGATGTCTCTTATTCTAAAACCGAACGTGAAGAACTGCAGGTCTCTAATAGAGGGCGTACCGCCGACAGACAGTTCTTTAGTTGGGATATGGGCGAGAATATTCCACACTTTACCGTTACGGACATAGATTTGACTGACATCAGTAATTTCACTGACAGTCTGCGCACGCGTATTGATAGAGAAAACACCCGCGACAATGAAATTAAATCAGCCCGACTCGATTTTGAATACGCCCTAGATGGAGAAGTGTTCACCAGTGTGAAAGCTGGCCTGCGCACATCTGAATTGAGCTTTGTTCAATATGGTGGTAGTCAAGGCAATGGCTCAAGAAATGAGTATACCTTAGACACAAGTAATACCACTGCCTTAGAGGTGTTAGAGAGCTGTCAAAAAGACTTCCCTGAGTCGGATTTTTTATCTGAGGTGTCTGACGGCAACTTAGTGACTCATGTAGATAGCGATGGAAATGTGGTTGACAGTGGAACAGGTTCGTCATGGGCTACCTATGACAATTTATGCTTCTCTCGTGCAGTAGCCGCCTCTCAAGGTGCAGAGTTCGCTTACCCTGAGTTAGAGTACGAGAACAGCGGCACCATAGATGTGACAGAAAAAACCAACTCAGCTTACGTTATGACAAGCTACGACACTGAAATGTTTGGTAAATTAGTACGCGGTAACTTCGGTGTGCGGGTAGTTGATACAGAAGTCACCTCCATCGGTTTCAGAAACACCTTTGATGTCGTGACGGATGAACTCGGCGTACTTAGCCTTGTCACCGGTGATTCGTTAGAGCGCATTGAGGGTGGCGGCGACTATACAGAAGTGCTGCCTAGCTTTAACCTTGTGGTGAATTACAGCGATGATATCTTGCTACGCGGTGGTATTTACCGCGGTATGTCACGTGCAGACCCATCTGATATGGGCTACAGCCGCACATTCCAAACAGATGACGATATTGCACCAACCTCTTTGGCAGACTTACTGGTCGGTGTAAACGGCTCTGGTAACCCAGATACTCAGCCTCTAATGTCTTGGAACTATGACCTAGCATTTGAGTGGTATCCAAACGAAGACTCTATCTTTGCATTTGGCTTCTATTACAAGCAATTCCAAGGTGGATTCCAGCAAAGAACCGTATTAGAGAACTTTGAAATTGACGGCGAAACCTTCGCATTACCGGTAACGAACTCGGTTACCACAGATGACGAAGCTGATTTATTTGGTATTGAAACCTCTATTGCATACCGCTGGGATAATGGTATCGGTATTAAAATAGGTTACAACTATGCAGATACTGATTTTGAGTTTGAAGACAGCTTGTATGGCGATACCTTTATTACCGATTTAGACGGTAATACAACGCAGCTTACCGCTGGAATAATCCCCCCTGGCTCGGTACCTGGTTTTTCTGAGCATGTGTTTAGCAGCCAGCTTTACTACCAAGTGGGCGATTTAGACACTGCGATTATTTACAAATATCGTAGCGAGTATTTCCAACCTTACACCAGCAATGGAACCCGTTTACGTTATGTTGATGAAGTCGGTGTATGGGAAGCTCGTGCTTCATATAAAATCAATAGCAATATACGGGTGAAAGTTGAAGCAATTAACCTGTTTAGCGCGCCAAAATCTCAGGATTATTATGTGCAAGGCAACCTAGGGGAAGTGAATGACTACGGCCCTCGCTTGTTCGCTGGGGTCAGCGTGAAGTATTAA
- a CDS encoding VOC family protein: protein MIGYVTVGTADLAKSGAFYDALLGTIGATRFMEEPNYFIAWAKAQSEPSLGVAVPFNKEPATVGNGTMVAIALDTPKQVDAFYHKALELGATSEGDVGFRPADAASGFYAGYFRDLDGNKLNAFCIVE from the coding sequence ATGATTGGTTACGTAACGGTTGGAACAGCTGACTTGGCAAAGTCTGGAGCATTTTATGATGCATTGTTAGGAACGATAGGGGCGACGCGATTTATGGAAGAGCCTAACTACTTTATTGCATGGGCGAAAGCTCAGAGTGAGCCATCTCTTGGGGTGGCAGTGCCATTTAATAAAGAACCCGCCACTGTGGGGAATGGCACTATGGTGGCGATTGCGTTAGACACCCCTAAACAAGTGGATGCGTTTTATCATAAAGCACTTGAGTTAGGTGCCACCTCTGAGGGTGATGTTGGCTTTCGCCCAGCGGATGCTGCATCAGGATTTTATGCCGGTTATTTTAGGGATTTAGATGGCAATAAGCTTAATGCATTTTGCATCGTGGAATAA
- a CDS encoding DUF2780 domain-containing protein, protein MKHHLKISSALLITTLSLSSQAFANDTVDKLKGLLGNSGSTESTQSTQAEAASTSTSESLDIASLVSMVSDNLGVTEEQSQGGVASIFDYAKDNLSSGDYSQLASSLPGLDSLMDYVPDLSSDSSSKSSAMSGLLNKASEYSSSLSSINELKKQFEALGLDSDMISSFVTQINAYLSGDNDTQALLQSGLGKLTSLL, encoded by the coding sequence ATGAAACATCACTTGAAAATATCATCAGCATTACTTATCACCACTTTGTCCCTTTCTTCGCAGGCATTTGCAAATGACACTGTGGATAAACTAAAAGGACTTTTGGGTAATTCGGGTAGCACTGAGTCAACGCAATCTACACAAGCTGAAGCTGCGAGCACTTCAACATCTGAATCACTGGATATTGCAAGCCTTGTGAGCATGGTGTCTGATAATTTAGGGGTAACAGAAGAGCAGTCGCAGGGTGGTGTTGCTTCAATCTTTGATTACGCCAAGGACAATCTTTCTAGTGGAGATTACAGCCAACTTGCGTCAAGTCTTCCTGGTTTAGACAGCCTAATGGATTACGTACCAGATCTGTCTTCTGACTCATCATCAAAAAGCTCAGCGATGTCTGGCTTATTAAATAAAGCTTCTGAATACAGCTCTTCGTTAAGCAGCATTAACGAATTGAAGAAGCAGTTTGAAGCTCTAGGTTTAGATTCAGACATGATCAGCAGTTTTGTTACTCAAATTAACGCTTACTTAAGCGGTGACAACGATACTCAAGCATTGCTTCAGTCTGGGCTAGGTAAATTAACGTCATTGCTTTAA
- a CDS encoding helix-turn-helix transcriptional regulator codes for MRKAERLNDIVHHLRRMHQAVTAQTLAETLKVSHRTIYRDIQDLIDSGVPILGEAGVGYVIDKKYHLPPIMFDADELEAIALGIGMVSNWTDEKFAEKAQSAYRKIQATLPAPLINELHQISTFSAPSRYKIPWQVNFTEVRECIRRKHLVSFTYTDLSEQQSQRTIRPLALISFSPIWLLAGWCELRGAYRNFRLDRISDFTKLNTRYQDEKDKSLATYLKMVKEEENTANKSDGDCKYS; via the coding sequence ATGCGCAAAGCCGAAAGACTCAACGATATTGTTCATCACTTACGCAGAATGCACCAAGCAGTGACGGCGCAAACCTTAGCTGAAACATTAAAGGTAAGTCACAGAACCATTTATCGCGATATACAAGACCTAATTGACTCAGGTGTGCCAATTTTGGGTGAGGCGGGCGTAGGCTACGTGATTGATAAAAAATACCATTTGCCTCCCATCATGTTCGATGCCGACGAACTAGAAGCAATCGCCTTGGGCATTGGTATGGTAAGTAACTGGACCGATGAAAAGTTCGCTGAAAAAGCGCAAAGTGCTTATCGAAAAATACAAGCAACCTTGCCCGCGCCGCTCATCAACGAGCTTCACCAAATCAGCACCTTTTCAGCCCCAAGCCGCTATAAGATCCCATGGCAGGTAAACTTCACCGAAGTGCGAGAATGCATAAGGCGCAAGCACCTTGTAAGCTTTACCTACACAGATTTAAGCGAACAGCAAAGTCAACGAACTATCCGGCCTCTGGCACTGATTTCATTTAGTCCAATTTGGCTACTCGCCGGCTGGTGCGAACTGCGCGGCGCATATAGAAACTTCCGCCTCGACCGAATATCTGACTTCACAAAACTCAACACCCGTTACCAAGACGAAAAAGACAAGAGCCTAGCAACCTATTTAAAAATGGTGAAAGAAGAGGAAAACACTGCGAACAAAAGCGATGGGGATTGTAAATACAGCTAG
- a CDS encoding DUF748 domain-containing protein — MSFKNLARSFHEQAKWVRISTYVIIAYLIYAFIVGVVTPLILQSQLPSVLSEKTGRSVSIEKIRINPFLLRARVANFQIDEQSSQANFIRFEQLELDVGFWQSVFQFTPTIEHIDLVAPYVHLSRLEEEEATRFNFSDIIDKFSHSAEEPEKPEEGAGVPHIRIGLIQLSRGHVMLSDKVSGTELDYPELAFALNDLDTQTTLVELSENKTTSTAKNHYVFKLTTAENGRVDFTGQFQLNPLEINGSVDLADIALAPLWPLSNDLVEAKLTDGLLNFHIDYSLCEQASEMRVHATNGQLSLSQVSVSDSNKPRFTLGRMQISDLSLDTKNKQVNINDIQINKPWLDGEFSPNGLDLVSLLTPKTAHASAQNPATTSTTAGETVRSQQAVSTHNKVTAGGSAAHTAEEEWRIILQSFALNDGEVNIHESAISHGMFWRVSSINVTTSVVDTLFNEPIDYTLGLDVAGDPNEFSAETLGNVKTNGAVDVHQQKVTGKVDVNQLNLAQIQAYLKPYVTLELQDGIADVSGTFNANADKTLLFQGQANVSALAINDGLTQDPLLKWQEMQVTGIKYSTGENSFSIDKIELQKPYAKVIINQNGQTNVSDVLVTSATANEISSAKQQTGHTDDAAPADNSQHESLTPSSSALAIRIAEINLLDGSTYFEDNSLRPRFASGIEALNGKITGLSSSAETPADVDISGKIDGYAPVALSGAINPLIEEMFLDLNFSVKGAELTSVNPYSGTYMGHFIDKGLLSLDVKYALENNQLRGDNHVVIDQLTLGRKTASDQALSLPLGLAIALLQDSDGVIDLGMEVSGDLDNPSFGFGSIILKALGNLITKAVTAPFSLLANLVGSDDELNEIDFAHGSAVLSAQMTEKLNTLAEALAQRPGLRVNIEGTVDQVPDAYELAEQTLQNRLLELSGEPRLPDDTSASTFPLTGPFANALETLFTQSTSKSLEEERQVVKAKLQNGDQEAEIEEPRLSQALSIAMYNQTRNAIDIPRRALAKLADERAKVIKTFLINNANVDANRLFLLNSRQHLTLDKSAAELTLEAN, encoded by the coding sequence ATGTCTTTTAAAAACCTAGCAAGATCCTTTCATGAGCAAGCGAAGTGGGTGCGTATTTCCACTTACGTTATTATTGCCTATCTTATTTATGCCTTTATTGTTGGCGTCGTTACTCCGCTGATTTTGCAGTCACAGCTACCCAGTGTATTAAGTGAAAAGACAGGGCGTAGTGTTAGCATCGAAAAAATACGTATCAACCCTTTTTTATTGCGTGCACGCGTAGCGAATTTTCAAATCGATGAGCAAAGCAGTCAGGCTAATTTTATTCGCTTTGAGCAATTAGAGCTTGATGTAGGCTTCTGGCAATCTGTTTTTCAATTTACTCCCACCATAGAACACATAGACTTGGTTGCGCCATATGTGCACTTATCGCGCTTAGAAGAGGAGGAAGCAACACGATTTAATTTCTCCGATATCATCGATAAGTTTAGCCACTCAGCTGAAGAGCCTGAAAAACCAGAAGAAGGGGCTGGTGTTCCGCACATTCGCATTGGGCTAATTCAGCTGAGCAGAGGCCATGTTATGTTGTCAGATAAGGTCAGTGGTACCGAGCTAGACTACCCCGAGTTGGCTTTTGCGCTCAATGATTTGGACACGCAAACAACCTTAGTTGAATTATCAGAGAATAAAACGACCTCAACGGCTAAAAATCACTATGTATTTAAATTGACCACAGCTGAAAACGGCAGGGTAGATTTCACTGGGCAGTTTCAGTTAAATCCCCTTGAAATCAACGGCAGTGTTGATTTAGCTGATATCGCTTTGGCGCCTCTATGGCCGTTATCAAACGACTTAGTTGAGGCCAAACTAACAGATGGTTTGCTGAACTTTCATATAGATTACTCGCTCTGTGAACAGGCCAGCGAAATGCGTGTACACGCTACCAATGGTCAACTTAGTCTTTCACAGGTGAGTGTTAGCGATAGCAACAAACCGCGTTTTACCTTAGGCCGCATGCAGATCAGCGATTTGTCGCTAGACACTAAGAATAAGCAAGTGAATATCAACGATATTCAGATTAATAAGCCTTGGCTTGACGGTGAATTTAGCCCAAATGGGCTCGACTTAGTCTCTTTACTGACACCGAAAACAGCGCATGCTTCAGCACAAAATCCTGCGACGACATCGACCACGGCAGGGGAAACCGTGCGATCGCAGCAGGCCGTTTCGACTCACAACAAGGTTACAGCTGGCGGCAGTGCAGCACACACAGCCGAGGAAGAGTGGCGTATCATTTTACAGTCTTTTGCTTTAAACGATGGGGAAGTGAATATACACGAGAGTGCGATTTCTCACGGTATGTTTTGGCGTGTATCGTCAATTAATGTCACAACAAGTGTCGTTGATACTCTGTTTAATGAACCAATTGACTATACACTGGGCTTGGACGTTGCCGGCGATCCCAATGAATTTTCAGCGGAGACTTTGGGTAACGTGAAGACCAACGGGGCGGTAGATGTTCATCAACAAAAAGTGACAGGCAAGGTTGATGTAAACCAACTAAATTTGGCTCAAATTCAGGCTTACTTAAAACCTTACGTTACGCTTGAGCTGCAGGATGGTATCGCCGATGTTAGCGGTACGTTTAATGCGAATGCAGATAAAACACTGTTATTTCAGGGGCAAGCAAATGTTTCAGCATTGGCGATAAATGACGGATTAACACAAGACCCTTTGCTTAAATGGCAAGAAATGCAAGTTACAGGTATTAAGTACAGCACGGGCGAAAATAGCTTCTCGATAGACAAAATTGAACTGCAAAAGCCCTATGCCAAGGTAATTATTAATCAAAACGGACAAACGAATGTCAGCGATGTGTTGGTCACCTCCGCGACAGCCAACGAAATATCATCTGCTAAGCAACAAACAGGACACACGGATGACGCCGCACCTGCTGACAATAGTCAGCACGAATCACTAACGCCGTCATCTTCTGCCTTGGCCATTCGTATCGCTGAAATCAACTTACTTGATGGTAGTACTTACTTTGAAGATAACTCCCTGCGACCTCGTTTTGCGTCAGGGATTGAAGCGTTAAATGGCAAGATAACAGGGTTATCATCTAGTGCTGAGACGCCTGCTGATGTGGATATTAGCGGTAAAATCGATGGTTATGCGCCTGTGGCGTTAAGCGGTGCGATTAACCCCTTGATTGAAGAGATGTTTCTCGATCTAAACTTTTCTGTGAAAGGTGCTGAATTGACGTCAGTTAATCCATATTCGGGTACCTATATGGGGCATTTTATCGACAAAGGATTATTGTCACTCGATGTAAAGTACGCGCTTGAGAACAATCAATTGCGTGGTGATAATCACGTAGTGATAGATCAGCTCACTTTGGGTAGGAAAACCGCTTCAGATCAGGCTCTTAGCTTACCATTAGGCTTAGCCATAGCTTTGTTGCAAGACTCCGATGGTGTGATTGATTTGGGCATGGAAGTGTCAGGGGACTTAGACAACCCTAGCTTTGGGTTTGGCTCAATCATTTTAAAAGCCTTAGGCAATTTGATCACCAAAGCCGTCACCGCTCCTTTCTCATTGTTGGCAAATTTAGTTGGCAGTGATGACGAATTAAATGAAATAGACTTTGCACACGGCTCAGCAGTTCTTTCAGCGCAAATGACTGAAAAACTAAACACGTTGGCCGAAGCATTGGCGCAGCGACCCGGGCTGCGGGTCAATATTGAAGGGACTGTGGACCAGGTGCCTGATGCCTACGAACTGGCAGAACAAACTTTGCAGAACCGGTTATTGGAGTTGTCAGGAGAACCTAGGTTACCTGATGATACCTCTGCGAGCACATTTCCCCTTACTGGGCCCTTTGCTAACGCACTTGAAACCCTTTTTACTCAAAGCACATCTAAATCGCTGGAAGAAGAGCGTCAAGTGGTAAAAGCGAAGCTGCAAAACGGTGACCAAGAAGCGGAAATAGAAGAGCCGCGCCTTTCACAAGCGCTGAGTATTGCTATGTACAACCAAACAAGAAATGCGATCGATATTCCTCGTCGAGCATTGGCAAAACTGGCTGATGAACGGGCGAAGGTGATTAAAACCTTTTTGATAAACAACGCGAATGTAGATGCTAATCGGTTGTTTTTGCTCAACAGCCGTCAACACTTGACGCTGGACAAAAGCGCAGCTGAGCTGACGTTAGAAGCCAACTAG
- a CDS encoding poly(beta-D-mannuronate) lyase yields the protein MKFKTFALCAIAAAISGCGTDSDNNPNTLGSIALSGTPTSGETLSATVNDPDGISGTITYYWYADGQAIVDENTSTLTLTDEQIGLSVTVQALYTDDGNTNESHISDPTADVSAIAFPASVSISGDALVGSTLSATVADQNGIENATIVYAWFADDTVIDDQVTAELTLSDNEFGTIITVNATFEDDRGFSESVTSSGTDTVSRVNSAGTVVIQGTPTVGNTLTTEITDPDGVTGTVAYQWYADGNAISGATSAEYVVDASIVGRVITVELTYVDDNSFDENYVSAPTITVTNVAVDQAGRIDIIGTSPYLTTATLTAEITDNNGVDESNVVYTWSADGVVIADANSKTFTPTSQAGSIISVSASYTDNDAFTDTVTDSLDTLVYTQVVGDTAALENAVGGLADGDVLGLNTNVYSPGAAIELTSAITLRAIEGQTPTVSGDVCIHVASGVDGATVTGLTFTDIDTLSSSSCDSGEEAVIYSEGDNFVFSQNTMDGEQATLNYPDDAYHWLVIKGNGALIERNTFTGRTVATEGSIIKLASSGSDHVIQYNLFSDSNNPNYDNSSLLLLNLGSTTGTDAADMANFTVQYNLIDNVRTGRRLMRVQTSGATIKGNTIVDASGGISLEDGGFNNVRDNIIIRTTDLLITDGKDQDDDRPSGVLVTPLGHTITNNYIAGIRSGNKEAGGIVFTANPFSQADGGVPNSGNQAILDGTGDLTLTVTSNSVLNSLQPIVFSTEIGSRAPVGDCDELTATNSPQLYALTKNFFVIDFDANVIANGFNDNASTEGLYLNADGDFSDHSFEYDCDLINHTESAFTNNFGFSDSYMSGDTSDDWVDIRNLDGNGEFNTDGAIDQNPADNGKEVPEFITASSTLIESDPNGAQAIAGAKGLHYIQASEVGVGSTWVANDE from the coding sequence ATGAAGTTTAAAACATTTGCACTTTGTGCGATTGCGGCAGCCATATCAGGCTGTGGCACCGACTCAGATAATAACCCAAATACACTGGGCTCTATTGCACTGTCTGGGACCCCAACATCTGGCGAAACACTCAGTGCGACAGTCAATGATCCCGATGGGATCTCAGGCACGATCACCTATTATTGGTATGCTGACGGCCAAGCCATCGTAGATGAAAACACATCGACCCTTACTTTAACAGACGAACAAATTGGTTTATCAGTTACGGTTCAAGCGCTGTATACCGACGATGGCAACACTAACGAGTCACATATTAGCGATCCTACGGCTGATGTATCTGCTATCGCATTTCCTGCTTCGGTATCCATTAGTGGCGATGCACTCGTTGGCTCTACCCTCAGTGCAACAGTGGCCGACCAAAACGGTATAGAAAACGCAACGATTGTTTATGCATGGTTCGCTGACGACACGGTCATTGATGATCAAGTGACCGCCGAGTTAACTCTGAGTGATAATGAATTTGGCACTATCATCACAGTAAACGCGACATTTGAAGATGACAGAGGATTTAGCGAATCTGTTACTTCGAGCGGCACAGATACGGTGTCCCGTGTAAACTCCGCCGGCACAGTGGTGATACAAGGCACACCAACAGTTGGAAATACCCTAACCACTGAGATAACCGATCCGGATGGCGTAACAGGCACAGTAGCTTACCAATGGTATGCTGATGGCAACGCTATATCAGGGGCCACCAGCGCTGAATACGTCGTTGACGCGTCAATCGTTGGCCGTGTTATCACGGTAGAGCTAACGTATGTTGACGATAACAGTTTTGACGAAAACTATGTCTCCGCGCCAACTATTACCGTTACGAATGTCGCGGTGGATCAAGCTGGCCGTATCGACATTATTGGTACCTCTCCTTACTTAACCACAGCAACACTTACGGCCGAAATTACTGACAACAATGGCGTTGATGAAAGCAATGTTGTCTACACATGGTCAGCCGATGGTGTGGTCATCGCGGATGCCAATAGCAAAACCTTCACCCCTACAAGTCAAGCGGGCTCGATTATATCCGTTAGCGCGTCGTACACAGATAACGATGCGTTTACTGACACAGTTACCGATTCACTGGACACCCTTGTCTATACCCAAGTCGTGGGTGATACAGCTGCACTTGAGAATGCGGTCGGCGGCCTAGCCGATGGTGATGTGTTAGGTCTAAACACGAATGTTTACAGCCCTGGCGCAGCGATAGAACTAACCAGTGCAATTACGTTGCGTGCTATCGAGGGGCAAACGCCTACTGTATCCGGCGATGTGTGTATTCACGTAGCCAGTGGAGTAGATGGTGCAACCGTCACAGGGCTAACCTTCACTGATATTGATACACTTTCAAGCTCTAGTTGTGATAGCGGCGAAGAAGCGGTTATCTATTCTGAAGGTGATAACTTTGTATTTTCGCAAAATACGATGGATGGCGAGCAAGCAACATTAAACTACCCAGATGATGCCTACCATTGGCTCGTTATTAAAGGAAATGGGGCCCTAATTGAGCGCAACACGTTTACAGGCCGCACCGTAGCGACAGAAGGCTCGATCATCAAATTAGCCTCCTCTGGTTCGGATCACGTTATTCAATACAACTTATTCAGCGACAGTAATAATCCCAACTACGATAATTCTAGCTTACTACTCCTTAACCTAGGCAGCACAACAGGCACTGACGCTGCCGATATGGCGAATTTTACCGTACAGTATAACCTTATTGATAATGTAAGGACTGGTCGTCGCTTAATGCGCGTGCAAACATCTGGTGCCACTATAAAAGGGAATACAATTGTTGATGCTAGTGGCGGTATTTCTCTAGAGGACGGTGGGTTTAATAACGTTAGGGATAACATCATTATTCGTACGACAGATCTACTCATTACGGATGGAAAAGACCAAGACGATGATAGACCAAGTGGCGTACTCGTCACGCCTTTAGGTCATACAATAACTAATAACTACATTGCGGGGATCCGTTCAGGCAACAAAGAGGCCGGTGGTATTGTCTTTACCGCAAATCCGTTTTCTCAAGCTGACGGTGGCGTACCTAACTCGGGTAATCAAGCTATACTCGACGGCACCGGTGATTTAACGTTAACCGTCACCAGCAATAGCGTTCTTAACTCACTTCAGCCTATCGTATTTAGTACAGAAATCGGTTCAAGAGCCCCTGTTGGGGACTGTGACGAACTCACAGCTACAAATAGCCCTCAATTGTATGCCCTTACGAAGAACTTCTTTGTTATCGATTTCGATGCCAATGTCATTGCTAACGGTTTTAACGACAATGCCAGCACTGAAGGCCTCTACTTAAATGCTGACGGGGACTTCAGTGACCATTCGTTCGAATACGACTGCGATCTCATCAACCACACTGAATCTGCATTCACCAATAACTTTGGTTTCAGCGATAGTTATATGTCGGGCGACACCTCGGACGATTGGGTAGATATTCGTAATCTTGATGGTAACGGTGAATTCAATACTGATGGAGCGATTGATCAAAACCCAGCTGATAATGGCAAAGAAGTACCTGAGTTTATCACCGCCAGCAGCACGCTCATTGAATCAGATCCGAATGGTGCTCAAGCAATCGCTGGAGCAAAAGGGCTTCATTATATTCAAGCATCAGAGGTAGGCGTTGGCTCTACATGGGTAGCCAACGATGAATAA